The Mycobacterium sp. EPa45 genomic interval GCAGGAACGCCAGCATGACGCCGATGTGAGCGAGCAGTGAGATCGTCTCGATCCACACGTTGGCGGTGGTGCCGAGCGGCGCCAGCAGGGCGGCCATCCCGTGCGAGAAGAACGCACCCCAGCCATAGGGGAACGCCTCACCGAGTGCATTGACCGAGGCGCCGCGGAAGAAGGCGAAGGTCAGGATGACCAGGAAGATCATGAACAGGATCAGCCAGGCGCCGCCGGTGTGCGAGCCGTAGAAGCGCGACGAACGGCCGTACTCCTTGGGCTCGGAGCGCAACCGGATGATCGTGAACACGATGATGCCGAGCAGCACGGCTGCGGCGAAGAAGTCCTGCAGGAAGCCGAGCGCATTCCAGCGGCCGACCAACGGAATATGGAATTCGGGATTGAACAGAACACCGTAGGCCTCGAGGTACACCGACGCCAGAATGAAGAAGCCCCACATGGTGAAGAAATGCGCAAGGCCCGGGATGGACCACTTCAGCAGCTTCTTCTGGCCGAAGACTTCGGTGAACTGAGCCTTGATGCGAGCAGGGATGTCGTCCTTGCGACCGCTCTCGTCGCCGACCGGCTGACCCGACCGGATCAACCGGTACAAGAACTGCACTCGCTTTGCGGCAAACAGCAGCACCACGGCGGTCGCCAGCAGGCCGATGATCAGCCGAGCCCAGTCGAGAGTGGTCACGGAGAGCCTCCCTGTCGTAAGTTACTCCATGGTAACTTAGGTTAAGTTACCGATCGGTAACTTAACTTCAATCCAGCTCATAGTTACATCCCGCTGATCAGCGCCGCTACAAAGGCTGCCCTAAGTAGCAGGCAAGGTGGCTGGGGTCTCAGCTCTGGGGCGACAGAATCGCCCGTAGCATCGACAGCATCTCCGATCGGGACTCCGCACCGAGACGACGACGAATCCTGGCGACGTGGTGCTCGACGGTCTTCGCCGAAATGAACAGCTGCGCGCCGATATCTCGATATGGCATGCCCAGCAACAGCAACTCCGCCACCTCGCGCTCGCGGTCCGACAGCGGCGAGGACGTCGGCCGCGCGCCGGTCGATGCCGACGCCGACGCCTCGGATACCGCCGGCTGAGCGTCGTCGGTCCCACTGTCACCCACGGACAGTTTCAGGTCGCGCGCGACCTGCAGCATGAGTCCCGACACCTTGGGGTCGGAGGTCTGCAGCGCGGCCTGGCCGGCCAGCCGGGTGGCGTCCGCGGTCAGCCCAAACTCGGCCAGCCCGCGCGCGGCCGCACCGACGTCGTCGGCGTCGACCTGCCCGGCGAGCACTCTCAGCCAGGTCCGGCCGGCCACCGCCAGGGCCTTGGCGAACGGACTCTGCGCTGCGGCAGCGGTCAGAGCCTGGCCGTGCGGGGCCACCGCCGCGGGATCATTGGCCAGGATCCCGGCGTGCACCCCGGCCCAGCGCAGCGGAATCGACCAGGTGGGTGGGTTGCCCAGCGAATCCAGCAGCCCGAACGCCTGCTCGAGAGCGGGGGCCAGCCGATCCTGCTGGCCGATCCGGGCGGACGCCACCCAGAGCTCGCCCAGCGGCAATAGCGAGAACAAGTCGACCGAATACTCGACCAGCACCTCCATCGCGGCATACCAATACTTCTGCAGTGCGCCGGCATCCCCGCCTCGCCGCGCCAGCGCGGTGCGCAGCCCGGCCGCCCACAACGCATCCCGGCGATGGGTGTCGTCGATTCCGGTGATGTCACCGGCGGCCGCCGTGAATTGGCCGTCCTGCATCTTGGTCCAACCGAGCAGCAGGCGGTGCCGATGCGCGTACAGCGGGTCCTCGTTATCCCGGTCGGCGCGCACCGCCCTCGAGATGACACTGCGTGCACGGACCGGATCCCCGCCGTGCAGTGCCGCCAGCGTGACCAGTGCCGCCGGACTGTCCGGCAGCACCTGGCCCGCCGAATACTCCGCGGCCATCGCTGCCCCGAGTTTGAGGGCCGCCGTCGAGTAGGGCCCCTGCAACGTCGCCAGAAGTCCCTCGGCCAGGGTGCGCGCGGCGCGGGAGGCTGCGGTCGGCGGCCCTGCGCTCTGTACTGCCAGGGCGCGTTCGGCGGCGGCGCGATCACCGGTCGCGGTCAGTACGATCGCCGCTGCGGCGCCCACCGCCGCGTCGGGGTACGGGCCGAGCCAGTCGAACAACTCAGCGGCCTGCGCGGAGTTGCCGTTGAGCATCGCGACGCTGGCCGAGACCCGGACCGCCGCAGCCCGCTCGGCGGGGTCGTCGGAGGCCAGAAGGGCGTCGGCTTCGGTTGCCGCCGCGGATGATTCGCCGGCCAGGGCCAATGCGTCGGCCAGCTGCGCCCGCAGTTCGACCGCGCCCGCGTCGACTGCGGCTCGGAACAGGGCCGCGTCGGCGCGTCCCGCACCGGCTTGTCGTCGCAAGACCCCGGCCAATTGCTCGTCCCGGACGCCGTGTTCGGCCAGTCGCAGCGCAAGGTCGAGCGAGAGTGTCGACATCGCGATCTGTGACCGCAGCAATGCCGTCTCGACGTCGTGATGGCGGGCGTTGCCCAAGATCTGAGCCACCGCGCGGTGCACGACCCGCAGGAAGTGCGGGTTGTGCGCGGGCTCGATCAGCCCGGTGGCCCGCGCCCGGTCAATCAACAGCCTCGCTTCGTCGGCCGTAACATCCAGCGCTGCAGCCAGATCCGCAGCGCCGAGATCACGGCTGAGGGAGGCGATGAGCAATGCATCGAGCTCCGGTTCGCCGAGCCGGCGCAGCCGGTCGATGAGCGCAAACAATGCGGCCTGTGCGATCGGGGCAGCCGAGTACGGCCGAGCCGACGCCAGGGCGGCCTCGATCAGGAACGGGATGCCGGCCGTCGCGACGAAAATGTTGGTCACCAATTCGGTGCGTGGGGGATGGCCGGACGGATCGGTCATGAGCCTGGATATGT includes:
- the iniR gene encoding isoniazid response ATPase/transcriptional regulator IniR encodes the protein MPDSVTVQHLSPVAHEAISALGSGPVKLLVTGGVGTGKTTLLVAVREALRDAGTAVLTRAPADGDPADAAVVVDDAHLLTGTDLQRLTELVAEPASTVVVAAQPRDYDDALQALMTAIDRERPRISLGPLTSADISRLMTDPSGHPPRTELVTNIFVATAGIPFLIEAALASARPYSAAPIAQAALFALIDRLRRLGEPELDALLIASLSRDLGAADLAAALDVTADEARLLIDRARATGLIEPAHNPHFLRVVHRAVAQILGNARHHDVETALLRSQIAMSTLSLDLALRLAEHGVRDEQLAGVLRRQAGAGRADAALFRAAVDAGAVELRAQLADALALAGESSAAATEADALLASDDPAERAAAVRVSASVAMLNGNSAQAAELFDWLGPYPDAAVGAAAAIVLTATGDRAAAERALAVQSAGPPTAASRAARTLAEGLLATLQGPYSTAALKLGAAMAAEYSAGQVLPDSPAALVTLAALHGGDPVRARSVISRAVRADRDNEDPLYAHRHRLLLGWTKMQDGQFTAAAGDITGIDDTHRRDALWAAGLRTALARRGGDAGALQKYWYAAMEVLVEYSVDLFSLLPLGELWVASARIGQQDRLAPALEQAFGLLDSLGNPPTWSIPLRWAGVHAGILANDPAAVAPHGQALTAAAAQSPFAKALAVAGRTWLRVLAGQVDADDVGAAARGLAEFGLTADATRLAGQAALQTSDPKVSGLMLQVARDLKLSVGDSGTDDAQPAVSEASASASTGARPTSSPLSDREREVAELLLLGMPYRDIGAQLFISAKTVEHHVARIRRRLGAESRSEMLSMLRAILSPQS